Proteins co-encoded in one Epinephelus moara isolate mb chromosome 13, YSFRI_EMoa_1.0, whole genome shotgun sequence genomic window:
- the daglb gene encoding diacylglycerol lipase-beta codes for MPGLVVFGRRWGIASDDLVFPGCIELFLRILWWIGTMVLFTYHKGHFDCNGKGVLHSYLVGLLVVLALIILSLCAIVYVSAQGTITNSGPRRSIPALVYLRALLYIPELVWACLGAVWVSDDSKGCDPATVGLVIAAVVTSWIILLFTALGVIFVFDPLGNPRPPPEASEPLGVRDMQSNESTQFLSTARTLAVKVWENRLRLLCCCLPQDESHRAAFSSIAQLFSKFFSDTDLVPSDIAAGLALLHQEHDKMELSRDPDVVVDHSPSSPIGEDLETELEKATHCMQFAAAAYGWPLYVYSNLLTGPCKLSGDCCRSRAAEYDIVGGDHLGCHFSSILQTTGLQYRDFIHVSFHNQIYEIPFYVALDHKREAVLVAVRGTLSLKDVVTDLSAACENLPIDGVSGACYAHKGICQAANYIYRKLVNDGILNQAFSIAPEYKLVITGHSLGAGTASVLAILLRNSYPTLQCYSFSPPGGLLSKALADYSKDFVISVVLGKDLVPRLSIPNMEDLKKRILKIVSNCNKPKYRILLQGCWYELFGGEPDDFPTEMENRREEELNQPLLGEESLIIRHSSSYQSLASDDSPAHTAAHLPLFLPGRILHITEDGPSRRSCFSQVRYRADWSNEMAFRSILISPRMLADHMPDILLGALKSLTSDKPYSLCPSSLNNSQHNTI; via the exons ATGCCTGGCCTCGTGGTGTTTGGACGGCGGTGGGGGATCGCCAGTGACGACCTTGTGTTCCCCGGCTGCATTGAACTGTTCCTCCGTATACTTTG GTGGATTGGTACCATGGTCCTGTTCACTTATCACAAGGGTCATTTCGATTGTAATGGGAAAGGAGTTCTTCACAGCTACCTGGTTGGACTTTTGGTTGTGCTGGCGCTCATCATCCTGTCACTGTGTGCTATTGTCTACGTCAGTGCCCAAG GTACCATTACAAACTCTGGGCCACGGCGCTCTATCCCTGCACTGGTGTACCTGCGAGCTCTCCTGTACATCCCTGAGCTGGTGTGGGCTTGTCTGGGAGCAGTCTGGGTGTCTGATGACAGCAAAGGCTGCGATCCGGCCACAGTGGGTCTTGTCATCGCAGCAGTGGTTACCAG CTGGATCATCCTGCTGTTCACTGCGTTGGGCGTGATATTTGTGTTTGACCCTCTTGGCAACCCCCGTCCGCCACCTGAAGCCAGTGAGCCACTGGGAGTGAGAGACATGCAGAGCAATGAGAGCACCCAGTTCCTCTCCACAGCTCGCACCCTGGCCGTCAAGGTGTGGGAAAACAGGCTGCGGCTACTCTGCTGTTGTCTGCCGCAGGACGAAAGCCACCGAGCAGCGTTCTCCAGCATTGCGCAGCTCTTCAGTAAATTCTTCTCT gacACAGATCTGGTCCCCAGTGACATAGCAGCTGGTTTGGCTCTGCTGCACCAGGAGCACGATAAGATGGAGCTAAGTAGAGACCCAGACGTCGTAGTTGACCACAGCCCCTCGTCTCCCATC GGAGAAGATTTGGAGACTGAGTTGGAGAAAGCAACTCATTGTATGCAGTTTGCTGCAGCAGCTTATGGCTGGCCATTGTATGTTTACTCCAACCTCCTTACTGGGCCCTGCAAACTCAGTGGAGACTG CTGCAGAAGTCGCGCAGCCGAGTATGACATTGTCGGAGGAGACCACCTCGGCTGTCACTTTTCATCCATCCTGCAGACCACTGGGTTGCAGTACAGAGACTTCATCCATGTCAGCTTCCACAACCAG ATCTATGAGATTCCCTTTTATGTGGCTCTGGATCATAAGAGAGAGGCTGTTCTGGTGGCTGTCAGAGGAACACTGTCACTGAAG GATGTCGTGACAGACCTGTCTGCTGCATGTGAGAACCTGCCTATCGACGGAGTGTCTGGAGCCTGCTACGCCCACAAG GGCATATGCCAGGCGGCGAATTACATCTACAGGAAGCTGGTCAATGACGGCATCCTGAACCAGGCTTTCTCCATTGCACCG GAGTATAAACTAGTCATCACTGGTCACAGTCTGGGTGCTGGCACGGCGTCAGTGCTGGCTATCCTCTTGCGCAACTCCTACCCCACCCTGCAGTGCTACTCATTCTCTCCACCAGGGGGACTCCTGAG TAAAGCCTTAGCTGATTACTCCAAAGACTTTGTGATCTCTGTTGTGCTGGGAAAGGATCTGGTTCCCAG ATTGAGCATTCCCAATATGGAGGATCTCAAGAAAAGGATTCTTAAAATAGTTTCAAATTGCAATAAGCCAAAG taCCGCATCCTGCTGCAGGGATGTTGGTACGAGTTGTTCGGAGGAGAACCGGATGACTTCCCGACTGAGATGGAaaacaggagggaggaggagctcAACCAGCCGCTGTTAGGGGAGGAGTCACTGATCATTCGCCATTCATCATCCTATCAGAGCCTGGCGTCAGACGACTCACCTGCCCACACTGCTGCCCATTTACCGCTCTTCCTACCCGGGCGCATTCTGCATATCACAGAAGATGGGCCGTCACGGAG atCCTGTTTTTCCCAGGTTCGCTACCGTGCAGACTGGTCCAACGAAATGGCGTTCAGGAGTATTTTGATCAGTCCCAGGATGCTTGCAGATCACATGCCTGACATTTTGCTTGGAGCACTCAAAAGTCTGACCAGCGACAAGCCCTACTCCCTCTGCCCATCGTCGTTAAACAACAGCCAGCACAATACTATCTGA